The DNA sequence ttcTGTTCCACGAAAACTGACCAGATCACGGTAGTCGACATTAATCTGAACATCAAGTTTGACTTTGTAAGCCTACTAGCTACGTAAGTAAATATCTTTACCGGCGCAAAGCACTATCCGTTAACCAACAATGGAGACTCTTCCGATGCTTTGAGGGCCGAGGGCTCGTAATAGTAAAACGCCAAACACAGACAACATTCAacattagaagaaaaaaaaacctgagacCGTCAGGGCTATAACCTTACTGATGTTATGCTCGGCATCCATATTGTATGATTTCATTTTGCAACTAATCATTAATGTTCCCGGCGTTAGCAGAAAACGTTGCAGGTGAAACAACTGACACAGAACAATATGACATCAGATTAATTTAAATCTCACCCTTCACGTGGCTCTCATACTCGGCGATTATTTCTTTATCCTTTTTGAACTTCGCTGGATTGGACATCTCGGAACCGCTTCGGGAGTTCTCAAAGTTGGTATGTTTTAATCAACAAATTGTTCTGGTCCTGCTGTACGCCTAGTGTATCCTACAGGTTTGGCAGTATTCACaactgacaaaatgatacataaaataaaaaagatacgAGGCTCGGTTTAATTCGCCAGACACCTTTAGCAGTCCTCCTGTGAAGATGAGCCTCGATTTTTACAAAACATAAAACGTGTTTCCAGATCCCATTACCCTGCTGTACACACCGCCGCGGAATGTAACCAACCCAGTCACTGGTTAACATAAAGGCAGCGGCTGCGGTTCTGACAGTCCCGCGGAAAACCTCAGAGCAGACGAGGGAAAAATGATCAGGATGACCTTCTGGTCAAACAATCTCAACCGCAAATGGGAATCTGGAATTGCACGCTGGAAAAACGGAGAAAACCAGTGCTATACAGCCGCACGCGCTTCCTCCGGCGCGCTGGTGTAATTGAATGCCACACATCCGAGCCGCTTACCAGACGAGACCGACCGCGCGCAGCACGGTAATGGGCGGGACCGGCAAGGTGCTCCGAGCAGAAACGTGTTCATGATTCAGGCCAGTCCAACCGATGTGTGCGGGTTCTTTCTTTCAGAATCAGTTTATCAGTTAAAGGTTTATATGACCGAGCGGTCTTATGTACGCACAGATTCCTGAAAATCGTGTCTTTTGACATCCGCCTCAGAAGGGCTGGATATATCAGCCATTTTTAAGTCGCGATAAGACTGAGACTGTCCAGAAATGTTTCCCGTTCGTCTTTAAATCAGTAACATTTAAACAGATGAACTGCAGCCTATGCACAAGAAACGACACTGCTGTCATAATATAGTTGAGTCAATTGAATGAATTGCCTTTCCATCAATCTGAGCTGCAAGTTTAGTTTTCAAGCATCTATAGTCGGCTATATTGCTTTAGATATATTTGGCCTATTGTCAATACGTATGATTGTTAATAAGTGTGATTCGCTTAAATATGCGCAGTCATCTGGTcaataatgttaaatgtaaatgcgTTTCACTAAAATAGTTTCCAAATAGTCATCTGGAATCTCCTGTCCCAAAATTACCATTCTTAAAACTATGCTAGAAATCTGCACATTTGTGATTAAAATTCTGCCCGTTTGCCGACATTGCTGCAGTCACGATGTAGTGCTTGTCTGCCATCTAGCGCTCACTGGCAGgacatttatcattttaaatccGAGTTGAGAACTTTCCCGTGCAGTTGGGGCACCCTCTCCGCACGGACCCCCAGTCGAATCCATGAATTTGACGTGTTCCACCTGAAGCACCCCTGACTGAACACGTCAGGCCTGCATTAGAGAAAAGCGGCATATGTACAGAAAACCTAAACAAACTCACCCAAATTTAATGTggaaatttaaatgtaaaataaaaaataaatatcgaATTGAACTAGAACACAAAGCCTTTTCCCATAAATTCTACACAGCAATTTATTTTGTAGAGGAAATGGTTTCAGACACCTGCATGTAAGGGCCACTGTAACGGAAATGAAATGGCCAACACGTTAATTTAACCATGTAGGACGCTGTAGAGAATTGCAGATTCCGCATGAATATGAAATGAGTACCTTACATACGGAAGATGGTAAATAAACCGTGATCTCAGGGCTGTTCGCACAACGTTCGACATTAAATaccttttatttacatttaaaataaaacatttcacacattcataGAAAGGAAATGCATAGTTCTGTCTAAACCACAAGTTAGTGAGAAAATTGCAGATTCTACTGAAAAGTTAAATGAGAATAACGCAGCAGTGTAGCTCTTATTTCAGTACAGGTCAAAAACTGACCAACAGACCAACAGACCAACAGACCAACAGACCAACTGACCAACTGACCAACAGACCAACTGACCAACAGACCAACTGACCAACAGACCAACTGACCAACAGATCAACAGACCAACTGACCAACAGACCAACTGACCAACAGACCAACTGACCAACAGAACAACAGACCTCGGTCAACGATTACTTGAAAATCATGACTCTTCATTTTTACTAAAATGTGAAGATGAAAATTTTCAATGAAATGTTACTACCAAAACACACATTGGAtattaagttttttttgtttgaatattatGGGAAAATAGATCTTATTAAGATTGTAATCTGCAGGGTTCTTACTGCTATATCTAAACAGTGATTTTGGAAAAGGTCATTATCTGTCCCAGGTTACCTGACCATACCAACCATACCAATCACACATTAGTGTTTGGAGTTCAATTCCTGCATCTAGAAATGCTGATTTTGTCAACTTGGAAAATTGCGAAAAGTGTGACTTTCCGATTAATTCCTGAATTGAGTGACGCAGAAATGTACCTGACCAGGGGAGCATCAGGACAGTCTCTGCAGCATACCCGCCCCCTCAGTccccccctcagcccctcagACCCCCATGTAGAAGCTGTCCTCCAGCGCTGGGTGAAGCGCTCCTTCATCTCCTCCGGAAGGTTCCGTACCACTCCatcagcctcctcctcctctccaccttctcctcagcactcatccccctctccttctgcaGCAGCGCGGGGAGTTCAGCCCAGTGCCGCAGGAACAGGAAGGGGTGCGCCCCAGGCCTTGAGCAGGCGGAGCGGAGCGCCCTGATtggcccccgccccgcccgcgcAACCCCCCCTCGGTCCCTCGGTCCTCCACCACGGGCAGCGACCCCAGTGCGCTGGCCTCGTACAGCCGGTAGCTCTCCGCGTTCACCCCCCACCGGGCACAGCGTGAGGTCACTCTGCGCCAGCGCAGCCTGGTACCGCCGCAGGGAGTCCGCCGTCTCCATGGGAACccacctggggggggggtgaccagAAGCACatgatgtggatgtggatgtggtgTGGggtatggggtgtgggtgtggtgtgtgggtgtggggttggggtgtgggggtgtgggtgtggggtgagtgtgcggggtgggtgtggggtgagtgtgtgggtgtggggtgagagtgtggggtgagtgtgagtgtgtggggtgtggggtgagtgtgtggtgtgggtggagtgtgtggggtgggtgtgggtgtgggtgagtgtgtgggtgtggggagtgggttgagtgtgggtgtgagtgtgtggggtgagtgtgtggggtgagtgtgtggtgtgagtgtgtggggtgagtgtgtgggtgtggggtgtggggagtggtgtgtgttgtgtgggtgtgggtgtgtgtggggtgtggtgtggtggggtgtggggtgagtgtgggtgtgaggtgagtgtgtgggttgtggggtgagtgtgtgggtgtgggggagtgggtgtggtgtgtgggtgtggggtgagtgtgtggggtgtggggtgagtgtgtggggtgtggggtagtggggtgtgggtgagtgtgtgtgtttggggtgagtgtgtgggtggggtggtgagtgggtgtgggtgtgtgggtgagtgtgtggggtgtgtgggtagtgggtgtggggtgagtgtgtggtttggggtgagtgtgtgtggggtgagtgtgtgggtgagtgtggttggtgtggtgtgtgggtgtggggtgagtgtgtggggtggggtgagtgtgtgtgtgtgggtgtggggNNNNNNNNNNNNNNNNNNNNNNNNNNNNNNNNNNNNNNNNNNNNNNNNNNNNNNNNNNNNNNNNNNNNNNNNNNNNNNNNNNNNNNNNNNNNNNNNNNNNNNNNNNNNNNNNNNNNNNNNNNNNNNNNNNNNNNNNNNNNNNNNNNNNNNNNNNNNNNNNNNNNNNNNNNNNNNNNNNNNNNNNNNNNNNNNNNNNNNNNgagtgagtgtgtgtgtgtgtgtgtgtgtgtgtgtgagtgagtgtgagtgtgtgtgtgtgtgtgtgtgtgagagtgtgtgtgtgtgtgtgtgtgtgtgtgtgtgtgtgtgtgtgtgagtgagtgtgtgtgtgtgtgagtgagtgtgtgagtgagtgtgtgtgtgtgtgtgtgtgtgtgtgtgtgtgtgtgtgtgtgtgtgtgtgtgtagcgtacGTTGCCACCCCCAGGGGCCACTGCAGGACGTGGTGCTCGTCTGCCCAGGGGCTGTCGTACACGAGGAACAGCAGATCCACGAACCCGCCCTCGGCTCGCAGGAAGGGGCGGAGCCAGTCGTTAGCACAACGCTCGCTGCCCAGCATCACCACGGCAACGTGCTCCAGGCCATGCGATTGGACGAGCGCGCCGGCGTGCTGCAGCCAGCGGGAGGCATAGGCCACCTTCTGCTCCTCACGCCCGTTCAGCACCAGAACCAGACTCTGCGTGTGCAGAGGAGCCTGCCCCACAACCACCGCAGGACCCGTACAgaacctgcagggggcagcagagagcaggACATGTGTTAGGGTGTtagggtgtgtgagggtttgggttagtgtgtgtgtgtgtgttagggtgtgtgagggtttgggttagtgtgtgtgtgtgtgtgtgtgtgtgtgttagggtgtgtgagggtttgggttagtgtgtgtgtgtgtgtgttagggttagtgtgtgtgtgtgttagggtgtgtgagggtttgggttagtgtgtgttagggtgtgtgagggtttgggtttgggttagtgtgtgtgtgtgtgtgtgtgtgctagggtgtgtgagggtttgggttagtgtgtgtgtgtgttagggtgtgtgagggtttgggttagtgtgtgtggggcagggtcTATTCCCTCAGGGTCGCCCCAGCAGGCAGTGCGTCTCTTACCTGAAGGTGATGCTCCCAGACTGCACCTCGCCATCCCTCCACTGGGCCTTTGGGTCTGCAGGGCTCAGGGTGCCTTCCAGAATGTGCTCCCACAGATACAGgcctgaaagagagggagggagggagggagggagggagagaaagcgagagggagagagagggagggagggggagagagagggagggagggggagagagagggagggagggggaaaaagagagagagggagagagagagggagggatagggggagagagagggagggatagggggagagagagagggagggatggggagagagagagggagggataggggga is a window from the Conger conger chromosome 8, fConCon1.1, whole genome shotgun sequence genome containing:
- the rxylt1 gene encoding LOW QUALITY PROTEIN: ribitol-5-phosphate xylosyltransferase 1 (The sequence of the model RefSeq protein was modified relative to this genomic sequence to represent the inferred CDS: inserted 1 base in 1 codon; deleted 3 bases in 3 codons) — its product is MKFGRRKICFFIVLLYLIFSLYAAYNVFFNTKAISRVHRVVKKIPAAGVPGLGGGLRSAAVPAGGAGWNPWEDELAESVSALHRRRLEFRAYQARIAQHRPRTHTVQIWGKAAIGLYLWEHILEGTLSPADPKAQWRDGEVQSGSITFRFCTGPAVVVGQAPLHTQSLVLVLNGREEQKVAYASRWLQHAGALVQSHGLEHVAVVMLGSERCANDWLRPFLRAEGGFVDLLFLVYDSPWADEHHVLQWPLGVATWVPMETADSLRRYQAALAQSDLTLCPVGVNAESYRLYEASALGSLPVVEDRGTEGGCAGGAGANQGAPLRLLKAWGAPFLFLRHWAELPALLQKERGMSAEEKVERRRRLMEWYGTFRXEMKERFTQRWRTASTWGSEGLRGGLRGRVCCRDCPDAPLVRPDVFSQGCFRWNTSNSWIRLGVRAERVPQLHGKVLNSDLK